In bacterium, the following proteins share a genomic window:
- a CDS encoding molybdopterin molybdotransferase MoeA, whose amino-acid sequence MKTGISVEEARRIVLEAATPLPAEIVPASAALGRVLAESVQSDRTLPPADCSAMDGYAVRVEDLAGATRDTPRGLKVVYEVAAGGRSERPLRSGEAARIFTGAPVPSGADTVVRQEDTDRAGERVAIRVDPPRGEHIRTAGGDVTRGDLVLQPGARIGPAEIGMLASVGRTLVHVHRRPSVAIASGGDELIQPDGDPSGGSIVSSNAYSLAAQCETAGATTTNLGIARDTKEDLARVFRAGLSADLLVSSAGVSVGDHDYVRPVLEELGAQMRFWGVRMKPGYPLAFGRIGEHGAWVFGLPGNPVSAMVTFEQFVRPILMRMGGHEACFRPVVTAVLAEPLSKKPGRLHFMRVHLKRDGNRILASSTGDQGSGVLRSMTLAQGLLVFPADATALAAGDEVRVQVLDETFFQTREPLV is encoded by the coding sequence ATGAAGACAGGAATCTCGGTCGAGGAAGCCCGACGGATCGTCCTGGAGGCCGCAACGCCGCTTCCGGCGGAAATCGTTCCGGCCTCCGCGGCCCTTGGCCGCGTCCTGGCGGAATCGGTCCAATCCGATCGGACGCTGCCCCCCGCGGATTGCTCGGCGATGGATGGCTACGCCGTTCGAGTAGAGGACCTGGCCGGGGCTACGAGGGATACGCCGCGCGGCCTGAAGGTCGTGTACGAAGTCGCTGCGGGAGGGCGCAGCGAGCGTCCTCTCCGAAGCGGTGAAGCGGCGCGGATCTTCACGGGCGCGCCCGTTCCATCGGGTGCGGACACTGTCGTGCGTCAAGAGGATACGGATCGGGCAGGCGAACGGGTTGCGATCCGCGTGGATCCACCGCGGGGAGAGCATATTCGCACCGCCGGTGGGGATGTCACGCGCGGCGATCTCGTTCTTCAGCCGGGCGCTCGCATCGGTCCGGCGGAAATCGGCATGCTGGCTTCTGTTGGGCGCACGCTCGTCCACGTGCATCGCCGACCGAGTGTTGCGATCGCATCGGGTGGGGACGAGCTCATCCAGCCGGACGGAGATCCTTCGGGGGGGAGCATCGTTTCCAGCAACGCCTACTCCCTTGCCGCCCAATGCGAAACCGCTGGGGCGACCACGACGAACCTCGGCATCGCTCGGGACACGAAGGAAGATCTCGCCCGTGTCTTTCGCGCCGGGCTCTCGGCGGATCTGCTGGTGAGTTCGGCCGGCGTTTCTGTCGGCGACCACGATTACGTGCGTCCCGTCCTCGAAGAACTCGGTGCGCAGATGCGCTTCTGGGGCGTGCGTATGAAGCCCGGTTACCCGTTGGCATTCGGGCGGATCGGCGAGCATGGCGCATGGGTCTTCGGGCTTCCGGGCAATCCGGTATCCGCGATGGTGACGTTCGAGCAATTCGTCAGGCCGATTCTCATGCGGATGGGAGGACACGAGGCCTGCTTCCGTCCAGTGGTCACGGCGGTTCTGGCAGAGCCCCTGAGCAAGAAGCCGGGGCGGCTGCACTTCATGCGGGTGCACCTGAAGCGCGACGGCAACCGGATTCTTGCGTCGAGCACAGGGGACCAGGGGTCCGGGGTGCTTCGCTCGATGACCCTGGCTCAGGGCCTGCTCGTATTCCCCGCCGATGCGACTGCGTTGGCGGCCGGAGACGAGGTGCGCGTGCAGGTGTTGGACGAGACCTTCTTCCAGACCCGGGAGCCCCTGGTGTGA
- a CDS encoding molybdenum cofactor guanylyltransferase gives MSEPGSDRFADVTGAVLLGGESSRMGQDKAHLDAGGVAAATRLAGLLEGFCAEVLLVGGTPPPDAPGRVVADPEGPPSALRGLLGALSAARTEKVLVLATDYLAVTPELLLGLLAFPEAAAVVPRNKEHRHPLCAVYRREPARAAAATAFAEGNFTLGSFLDALESNWVEGAHLSRLDASGTALANVNTPEELAALRDACSRPQGPVA, from the coding sequence GTGAGCGAGCCCGGTTCCGACCGATTCGCGGACGTAACCGGCGCCGTGTTGCTAGGTGGCGAATCCTCTCGCATGGGTCAGGACAAGGCACATCTGGATGCTGGAGGCGTCGCGGCTGCGACCCGTCTCGCGGGGCTGCTCGAAGGCTTCTGTGCAGAGGTCTTGTTGGTCGGGGGAACGCCACCGCCGGACGCGCCTGGGCGCGTCGTCGCTGATCCAGAAGGGCCGCCCTCCGCCTTGCGCGGGTTGCTCGGCGCCCTTTCCGCGGCACGGACGGAGAAGGTGCTGGTGCTCGCTACGGACTACCTTGCCGTCACGCCCGAACTCCTGCTGGGCCTGCTCGCGTTTCCGGAAGCCGCTGCGGTGGTGCCGCGAAACAAGGAGCACCGGCATCCGCTATGCGCCGTCTATCGACGGGAGCCTGCAAGAGCCGCTGCAGCCACTGCGTTCGCGGAAGGCAACTTCACCCTGGGCTCCTTCCTCGACGCACTCGAGTCGAATTGGGTGGAGGGTGCGCACCTTTCCCGACTGGACGCGAGCGGTACCGCGCTCGCCAACGTGAACACGCCCGAGGAGTTGGCGGCATTGCGCGATGCATGTTCTCGACCGCAGGGCCCGGTGGCATGA
- a CDS encoding diacylglycerol kinase family protein yields MNTRSALEGRLKSFGFAFTGLIQVFRSQANARIQVAVALLVVVMGFFLGLPARDWAALVLAISLVLALEAVNTALEALADRVAPDAHPLVARCKDAAAAAVLIAAVGAAVVGLLLLGPPLLARLLAI; encoded by the coding sequence ATGAACACTCGCTCGGCCCTGGAAGGTCGCCTCAAGAGCTTTGGCTTCGCATTCACGGGGCTCATCCAGGTCTTCCGCAGCCAGGCCAACGCGCGAATTCAGGTGGCTGTCGCTCTCCTGGTGGTCGTGATGGGATTCTTCCTCGGCCTGCCGGCGCGAGACTGGGCGGCCCTGGTCTTGGCGATCAGCCTCGTGTTGGCCCTCGAGGCGGTGAACACGGCCCTCGAGGCCCTGGCTGACCGGGTCGCTCCCGATGCGCACCCCCTTGTGGCTCGCTGCAAGGATGCGGCGGCTGCGGCTGTATTGATCGCGGCTGTCGGGGCGGCCGTCGTGGGCTTGTTGTTGCTCGGGCCTCCGCTCCTGGCACGGCTGTTGGCTATTTGA
- a CDS encoding TetR/AcrR family transcriptional regulator, translated as MRAFETAPETTAPDPDSGSRRERKKARTRRTIYDAAMALFRKRDFDGVTVEAICEMADVARGTFFHHFPSKAALAYEFGNRVAAEFEARHPDMKGDAGGQLRALVDFMIESLVADGDVLQVMIREFFSNPSALDVAHRHGRDFPDLLEQIVREGQARGELRQGIDPRLVSAMLLSTAGAILSGGVFRPGELDVAQIREQYFDLIFHGLLEAS; from the coding sequence ATGAGGGCCTTCGAGACGGCACCGGAAACGACCGCCCCCGATCCGGACAGCGGTTCGAGACGCGAGCGGAAGAAGGCGCGGACGCGCAGGACGATCTACGACGCCGCGATGGCGCTGTTCCGCAAGCGCGATTTCGACGGTGTGACGGTCGAGGCCATCTGCGAGATGGCCGATGTCGCCCGGGGCACGTTCTTCCACCACTTCCCCTCGAAGGCCGCGCTCGCGTACGAGTTTGGCAATCGGGTGGCCGCCGAGTTCGAAGCGCGGCACCCCGACATGAAGGGCGACGCGGGGGGGCAGTTGCGGGCGCTCGTCGATTTCATGATCGAAAGCCTGGTGGCCGACGGTGACGTTCTGCAGGTAATGATCCGCGAGTTCTTCTCGAACCCGTCGGCTCTCGATGTGGCGCATCGGCACGGGCGTGACTTCCCGGATCTTCTGGAGCAGATCGTGCGCGAAGGCCAGGCCCGCGGCGAGCTTCGCCAGGGCATCGATCCGCGGCTCGTTTCGGCCATGCTGCTCTCTACCGCGGGCGCGATTCTTTCGGGAGGCGTGTTCCGACCGGGAGAACTCGACGTTGCGCAGATCCGGGAACAATATTTCGACCTGATCTTTCATGGTCTACTGGAGGCAAGCTGA